The DNA window CTCGTTGATGCCCGAGAAGTCGACGATCTGCTGGTAGCGCTCGCGGATCTCCTCGCGGGTCATACCCATGGCGAGACCGCCGAGGATGACATTGCGCTCGCCCGTCAGATCGTTCATCAGCGCCGCGTTCACGCCCAGCAGCGAGGGCTGGCCGTCCGTGTAGACCTTGCCCTGCTCGGTCGGCAGGAGGCCGGCGATGGCGCGCAGCAGGGTCGACTTGCCCGAACCGTTCGTACCGATGAGGCCGATCGCCTCGCCGCGGTAGGACGTGAAGGAGACACCGCGCACCGCGTGCACCTTGCGGACGCCGGGCGCGTCGCCCTTGCCGCGCTTCATCATGCGGTTCAGGGCGGCGGTGGCGCTGCCGCGACCGCCGGCACCGGCGTTGACGCGGTAGACGATGTGCACGTCGTCCGCGATGACGGTGGGGACGCGCCCCTGCTTGTTCTCGTCAGCCACGGCCGTACCTCTCCTCAGCCTTCCAGAAGTACACGAAGCCCACGAGGCCCACGAGCAGCGCCCAGCCCAGAGCGACGCCCCAGACGTGCG is part of the Streptomyces agglomeratus genome and encodes:
- a CDS encoding ABC transporter ATP-binding protein, whose amino-acid sequence is MADENKQGRVPTVIADDVHIVYRVNAGAGGRGSATAALNRMMKRGKGDAPGVRKVHAVRGVSFTSYRGEAIGLIGTNGSGKSTLLRAIAGLLPTEQGKVYTDGQPSLLGVNAALMNDLTGERNVILGGLAMGMTREEIRERYQQIVDFSGINEKGDFITLPMRTYSSGMAARLRFSIAAAKDHDVLMIDEALATGDRKFQIRSEQRIRELRKEAGTVFLVSHSNKSIRDTCDRVLWLEKGELLMDGPTDEVLKAYEKETGR